The proteins below are encoded in one region of Limnochorda pilosa:
- a CDS encoding disulfide oxidoreductase encodes MPWLERHGLTLAWLIALVATAGSIYASEVRQFLPCTLCWVERIFMFPLVLILGLASLRRDRGVVDYVLPLTVLGGLTSLYHFLLQKVPALESDAFCAAGVPCSVQYVNWLGFVTLPFLAWVAFTAMTLLLVACRRAERQNDPAQGAVPESSPGPAR; translated from the coding sequence ATGCCTTGGCTGGAACGCCACGGCCTTACCTTGGCGTGGCTGATCGCGCTGGTGGCCACGGCCGGCAGCATCTACGCGAGTGAGGTGCGGCAGTTCCTGCCGTGCACCCTGTGCTGGGTGGAGCGGATCTTCATGTTCCCGCTGGTGCTCATCCTGGGACTGGCCAGCCTCCGGCGGGACCGGGGCGTCGTCGACTACGTCCTGCCGCTCACCGTGCTGGGCGGGCTCACGTCGCTCTACCACTTCCTCCTTCAGAAGGTTCCGGCCCTGGAGTCCGACGCCTTCTGCGCGGCGGGGGTGCCGTGCTCGGTGCAGTACGTCAACTGGCTCGGTTTCGTCACCCTGCCGTTCCTGGCCTGGGTGGCCTTCACAGCGATGACGCTGCTCCTGGTGGCCTGCCGGCGCGCCGAGAGGCAGAACGACCCCGCGCAGGGGGCCGTCCCTGAGTCGTCGCCCGGGCCCGCGAGATGA
- a CDS encoding isocitrate lyase family protein, which produces MTASETFEEQVRDLERRWAAHERWSGIRREYGAQDVVRLRGSVGIEHTLARLGAERLWRLLHEEPYVATFGAETGAQAVQMVRAGLKAIYVSGWQVAADANLAGQTYPDQSLYPSDSVPALVRRLNSALLRADQVEWSETAGRGASPGEVVDQGQAPGSNGNGVHPSTSNGHSAGGPEASARTTPEDGRASRWLVPILADAEAGFGGTIHAFELMRSMIEAGAAGVHFEDQLAAEKKCGHMGGKVLVPTGQFIRTLKAARLAADVQDVPTVLVARTDALSATLLTSDVDPRDQRFLTGERTVEGYHVVRGVLESAIARSLEYAPYADMLWFETARPDLEQARAFAEAIHARYPGKLLAYNCSPSFNWEANLDPGAIAGFQQELAAMGYRFQFITLAGWHLVNFHAYDLAAAYRNEGMTAYVRLQQQEFARQRDGYTAVRHQWEAGAGYFDQVALTVSAGETSTTALTGSTEREQF; this is translated from the coding sequence GTGACCGCGAGCGAGACCTTCGAAGAGCAGGTGCGGGACCTGGAACGACGGTGGGCCGCCCACGAGCGGTGGAGCGGCATCCGGCGGGAGTATGGCGCCCAGGACGTGGTCCGGCTGCGGGGCTCGGTGGGGATCGAGCACACGCTGGCCCGGCTTGGGGCCGAGCGCCTCTGGCGGCTGCTGCATGAGGAGCCCTACGTGGCCACCTTCGGGGCCGAGACGGGCGCCCAGGCCGTCCAGATGGTACGGGCGGGTCTGAAAGCCATCTACGTGAGCGGCTGGCAGGTGGCCGCGGACGCCAACCTGGCTGGCCAGACCTACCCCGACCAGAGCCTCTACCCCTCCGACAGCGTCCCCGCCCTGGTCCGGCGCCTGAACAGCGCATTGCTCCGGGCCGACCAGGTCGAGTGGAGCGAGACGGCCGGGCGTGGGGCGTCTCCGGGCGAGGTCGTCGACCAAGGGCAGGCGCCGGGGTCCAACGGCAACGGGGTTCACCCTTCCACCTCCAACGGCCATTCCGCCGGGGGTCCGGAGGCGAGCGCGCGAACGACCCCCGAGGACGGCCGGGCCTCCCGCTGGCTGGTGCCCATCCTGGCCGACGCGGAGGCGGGCTTCGGCGGCACCATCCACGCCTTTGAGCTGATGCGGAGCATGATCGAGGCCGGGGCGGCGGGCGTCCACTTCGAAGACCAGCTTGCTGCCGAAAAGAAGTGCGGGCACATGGGCGGCAAGGTGCTGGTGCCCACGGGCCAGTTCATCCGGACGCTGAAGGCGGCCCGGCTGGCGGCGGACGTGCAGGACGTGCCCACGGTGCTCGTCGCCCGCACCGACGCTCTGAGCGCCACCCTCCTCACCAGCGACGTGGATCCCCGCGACCAGCGGTTCCTGACGGGCGAGCGCACGGTCGAAGGGTACCACGTGGTGCGGGGCGTCCTCGAGAGTGCCATCGCCCGGTCGCTCGAGTACGCCCCCTATGCCGACATGCTCTGGTTCGAGACGGCCCGGCCCGATCTGGAGCAGGCCAGGGCCTTCGCCGAGGCCATCCACGCCCGCTACCCTGGCAAGCTCTTGGCGTACAACTGCTCGCCTTCCTTCAACTGGGAGGCCAACCTGGACCCCGGGGCCATCGCCGGCTTCCAGCAGGAGCTGGCCGCCATGGGGTACCGCTTCCAGTTCATCACCCTGGCCGGCTGGCACCTGGTGAACTTCCACGCCTACGACCTGGCTGCTGCCTACCGGAACGAAGGCATGACGGCCTACGTCCGCCTCCAGCAGCAGGAGTTCGCCCGGCAGCGGGACGGCTACACGGCAGTGCGGCACCAGTGGGAAGCGGGCGCCGGTTACTTCGACCAGGTGGCCCTGACCGTCTCGGCCGGCGAGACGTCCACCACGGCCCTCACCGGATCGACCGAGCGGGAGCAGTTCTAG
- a CDS encoding MFS transporter, whose protein sequence is MPHRVGRVLFFHGVVFLWGYASSLLSPVLPSVLETFGLSFGAGGMLFAASSAGFMAGSLAGGAATARADRRRILVAAAAGLLASFALAWRSPVYPLLLVAVAGAGSAGGVLTTTVTALTGEIHPDRRAASLNLLNVFFGLGGIVGPLVASAVLVAVGGWRPVFGLSVVPVALALAVAVALRPIELQAALEGPTRAPGYGDLLRRQGMRPFLMGALLEGATVWGMVHWFVTYLTVERGLEILAAGRTLSGFWLGLLAGRLVMSRLLLRFRPGSVLVWASAGAAAVALGLTFEWPPMALMVLGVALGVLLAGAFPTLMGLAMDEGPQLAGPIAGALTVASGLGGLVSPEVIGLVADGFGLAWGMRLIPVCLALLAGVAAAVARRQPAVAGPALHPE, encoded by the coding sequence GTGCCACACCGGGTCGGGCGGGTCCTCTTCTTCCATGGTGTCGTCTTCCTCTGGGGTTATGCCTCGTCGCTGCTCAGCCCGGTGCTCCCCAGCGTGCTGGAGACCTTCGGTCTGTCCTTCGGCGCGGGCGGCATGCTCTTCGCCGCGTCATCGGCGGGGTTCATGGCCGGCTCGCTTGCGGGTGGGGCGGCGACCGCCCGGGCTGATCGGCGAAGGATCCTGGTCGCTGCCGCCGCCGGGTTGCTCGCGAGCTTCGCGCTGGCCTGGCGGTCCCCGGTCTACCCATTGCTCCTGGTGGCCGTGGCCGGGGCGGGCTCTGCAGGCGGCGTGCTGACGACCACGGTCACCGCCCTGACGGGCGAGATCCACCCCGACCGCCGCGCCGCGTCGCTGAACCTGCTCAACGTCTTCTTCGGCCTCGGGGGCATCGTGGGGCCGCTGGTGGCTTCGGCGGTGCTGGTGGCGGTCGGGGGATGGCGGCCGGTCTTCGGCCTGTCGGTGGTCCCCGTCGCCCTGGCCCTGGCAGTGGCGGTGGCGCTGCGGCCCATCGAGCTCCAGGCGGCCCTTGAAGGTCCGACCCGCGCCCCCGGTTACGGAGACCTGCTTCGCCGGCAGGGGATGCGGCCCTTCCTGATGGGCGCGCTGCTCGAAGGGGCGACCGTCTGGGGTATGGTCCACTGGTTCGTCACCTACCTGACCGTCGAGCGCGGCCTGGAGATCCTGGCGGCCGGCCGTACCCTCTCGGGTTTCTGGCTGGGCTTGCTGGCGGGCCGGCTGGTGATGAGCCGCCTGCTCCTTCGCTTCCGACCCGGGTCGGTGCTGGTGTGGGCTTCTGCAGGCGCGGCGGCGGTGGCGCTGGGCCTCACGTTTGAGTGGCCTCCAATGGCCCTGATGGTCCTCGGTGTGGCCCTGGGCGTGCTTCTGGCCGGCGCTTTCCCCACCCTGATGGGTCTTGCCATGGACGAAGGCCCCCAGCTCGCCGGGCCCATCGCCGGCGCCCTCACCGTGGCCAGCGGCCTGGGCGGGCTCGTGTCGCCGGAGGTGATCGGGCTCGTTGCAGACGGTTTCGGGCTTGCCTGGGGGATGCGGCTCATTCCCGTCTGCTTGGCCCTGCTCGCGGGGGTGGCCGCGGCCGTGGCCCGGCGCCAGCCGGCGGTCGCGGGGCCGGCCCTTCACCCGGAGTAG
- a CDS encoding tryptophanase, whose amino-acid sequence MPHVDLSRLDEPLAWAEPYRAKMVEPIPVTRRAERERFIAEAGYNPFRLRAEQVSIDLLTDSGTAAMSDAQWSALMLGDESYAGSRSFYRLRDAVRDVLGFDHVLPAHQGRAAENVLFHTLVQPGQVVPNNMHFDTTKAHVQNRHARPVDLGIPDGRDPQSTHPFKGNMDVAALEVLLEEEGPTAPLVMLTVTCNNNGGQPVSMENIRRVSEVAHRHGALLFFDAARFAENAYLIQQREPGYRDVPLSEIVHEMMSHADGCTMSAKKDGLVNMGGFVAFRDETLYRQASSFAILYEGFVTYGGMSGRDLDALAAGLREVLDEAYLSSRVGQVRYLWEQLDGLGIPLVAPAGGHGVYVDAARFLPHFGRDDLPGWALSVALYEEAGVRATEIGTVLAGRDPETGEHDYPAQELLRLAIPRRVYSFRHMDVVAEGLRRVWERRESLPAYRFSYEPPVLRHFTATFEPHPVAVHP is encoded by the coding sequence ATGCCTCATGTGGACCTGTCGCGACTGGACGAACCCCTGGCCTGGGCGGAACCGTACCGGGCCAAGATGGTGGAGCCGATCCCCGTCACCCGCAGGGCCGAACGCGAGCGCTTCATCGCGGAGGCCGGCTACAACCCCTTCCGCCTGCGGGCGGAGCAGGTCAGCATCGACCTCCTCACCGATTCGGGCACGGCCGCCATGAGCGACGCCCAGTGGTCCGCCCTGATGCTGGGCGACGAGTCGTACGCCGGCTCCCGGAGCTTCTACCGGCTACGGGACGCGGTGCGGGACGTCCTGGGCTTCGACCACGTCCTTCCCGCCCACCAGGGCCGGGCGGCCGAGAACGTCCTCTTCCACACGCTGGTGCAGCCGGGGCAGGTGGTGCCCAACAACATGCACTTCGACACCACCAAGGCCCACGTCCAGAACCGGCACGCCCGCCCCGTGGACCTGGGGATCCCCGATGGCCGGGATCCCCAGAGCACCCACCCCTTCAAGGGGAACATGGACGTGGCCGCCCTGGAGGTGCTGCTGGAGGAAGAGGGGCCGACCGCGCCCCTGGTCATGCTCACCGTCACCTGCAACAACAACGGCGGCCAGCCCGTCTCCATGGAGAACATCCGGCGGGTGAGCGAGGTGGCCCACCGGCACGGCGCCCTGCTCTTCTTTGACGCCGCCCGCTTCGCCGAGAACGCCTACCTCATCCAGCAGCGGGAACCAGGGTACCGGGACGTGCCGCTCTCCGAGATCGTCCATGAGATGATGAGCCATGCCGACGGCTGCACCATGAGCGCCAAGAAGGACGGCCTGGTGAACATGGGCGGCTTCGTCGCCTTCCGGGACGAGACCCTCTACCGGCAGGCCTCCTCCTTCGCCATCCTCTACGAGGGCTTCGTCACCTACGGGGGCATGTCGGGGCGGGACCTGGACGCTCTGGCCGCCGGCCTGCGGGAGGTGCTGGACGAGGCGTACCTGTCCAGCCGGGTGGGGCAGGTGCGGTACCTGTGGGAGCAGCTCGACGGGCTCGGCATCCCGCTGGTGGCGCCTGCCGGCGGCCACGGGGTCTACGTGGACGCGGCCCGCTTCCTCCCCCACTTCGGCCGCGACGACCTGCCCGGCTGGGCCCTCTCGGTCGCCCTCTACGAGGAGGCCGGGGTGCGGGCGACCGAGATCGGCACGGTCCTGGCCGGCCGGGACCCCGAGACGGGCGAGCACGACTACCCCGCCCAGGAGCTCCTGCGGCTCGCCATCCCCCGTCGGGTCTACAGCTTCCGCCACATGGACGTGGTGGCCGAGGGGCTCCGCCGGGTCTGGGAGCGGCGGGAGAGCCTGCCCGCCTACCGCTTCTCCTACGAACCGCCCGTGCTCCGGCACTTCACGGCCACCTTCGAGCCGCATCCGGTGGCGGTGCACCCGTAG